ATGCTTATTTCTTGCCTTAATTTCTATATCTGTAAATGGGAATTAATAAATCCTGTTTTATAAACTAATTTACAGACCAGTAATGCCCAGAAATTTCTTAGAATATGCCAGGCTCACAGGCCACATGGGTAATCCCAATGTTTGGGAACCTGAGGCACAATCAATCTACCCAATGAGTTTGTGGGCTAGCCTAGAGTAAATTGTGTCCAGAAACAGCTTctaccccacccccccaaaatcaaccaacaaaactatttttttaagatttatttattatgtatataagtacactgtagctgtcttcaaatgtagctgtcttcagacgcaccagaagagggcaccagatcttattacacagatggttgtgagccaccatgtggttgctgggaattgcactcaggacctctggaagagcagtcagtgctcttaactgctgagccatctctgcagcccccaacAAAACTCTTGAAAGAGTGCCTATTAGGTGTAACTCTCCTAAATGATAGCTATTTTCTCTAGAATGGAGGgagctcttgtttttttttttttttctttttttcggagctggggaccgaacccagggccttgcgcttcctaggtaagcgctctaccactgagctaaatccccagccccgggagcTCTTTTTGGTCAAAGACAACATAGCTCCTCTCCCGACCCAAAGAAAAAAGCATGGAAGCAGATACCAAGCACCTTTGTCTGCGGAGCCACCATACCCACTGTTGCTGTTATTTTTGAGATACAATAGCataacacaagctggagtcacctGGGATTCTGGTTTTGGTGTGTCTTCTAATATCGTGACCTTGTATATAATACCTATGACTACAAATAAGAGCTAGCATCTTATACTGaacttttggttggttggttggttggttgttcttGACACAggattttctgtgtagccttagctctcctggaactcactctgtagatctcgctggccttgaactcagagatcagcctgcctctgtttcccaagtgctggaattaaaagttgtaatcctggctggcctcaaacccagagatataCCAGTCTTTGCTCCACAGATACTGAAATTAAGTGTGCCACTAGGTCCAACTtcaaagttttttaaaaacagtaaagcTCAAATTTCATCTTAGTCTTAACTTACACAGCTGTACCTATTCATCCCTTCTTcagttttaatgtatttttcagtCTTCGATTCTTAATTTTTCCTTATCACATATGGATTATGACTATTCTATTAACTTAAACATCTATATTCTAGACATCCTATAATGAGCATTTAAAATTAAGGTTTTGGTGTGTTTTCTAATATCGTGACCTTGTATATAATACCTATGACTACAAATAAGAGCTAGCATCTTGTACTGaacttttggttggttggttggttggttggttggtcttgacacaggattttctgtgtagtcttggctatcctgaaactcactctgtagatcacgctggccttgaactcggaggTTAAGGTTTAGGATTGGGAATGTAGAACTGCTCAGATCATGAGGTGCTTGCCTAGTATACAAGTATCCCTAGGTTCAGTTCTGTTTTACCATGTAAGCCAGATGTGGTGCCATGCCCCTCCAAACTCAGCACTAGGTAGGGGgtagcaggaggatcaggagttcaaggtcattctcaggtACACAGTTTCAGGACAACCTGGGATATGTGAAACATACTCAAAACAAAAAGGGCCAATGatatggcttagcaggtaagggtacttgctgccaagccagaCAACCCAAGTTTGAACTCCAGGACCTAAATGGTAGAAGAACCACctaaaagttttcctctgacttccacatgtgctgCACTGTATGCAAgcttgtgtgcacatacacataagaatgtaatgaaaataaaaagcagaagtTACCTGAATGGTATTTTCCTGGATGCTCTCATTAAAATTCCAAGTTATCCTAATTTATCCCTCATATTTGATATTCAGATTCCTTATCCTGAAGTCATTAattggtttgtttgtctttgcCTCTTTATAGATAAGATAAATCGCTTGTTTCATTGGGTTCCTGttgtgtcacttttttttttttccttttctttttttcggagctgggggaccgaacccagggccttgcgcttgctaggcaagtgctctaccactgagctaaatcacttttatgatttttttctttataatacaTACTCGAGAAAGTCAAGTATAGAGGTATTCCCTATATTTACAGATGAGAGTAAATTGCCCAGAAAGCTATTAAGTAACAAAGTGGATCTATATGTTGATTTCTCCAAGTACAGTGCCTGTGACTTTACTCCATGTACTAGATGACTccaaaccaaactaaaatttAAGGCGTATTgggtatgtttttgttttttaaaaggattttgtTTATGAGTGTTACggttgcatgtgtgtatgtgtagcacATGTATGCCTAGtgcccagaagccagaagagggtgttggaaccAGCTTGTTGGTAcaggaactgaatctgggtcccctgcaaggactagtgcttttttttctcttgagctCTTGCTCCAGCCCCTTTATATGGTTTTTAACGTCAAGCACTTCAGTTTAGCAAGAGAGATAAATATAGGATGTGGGAAGTACTCTATCAGCAGATGGAGCAGTTAATTCGGATTAGATTTAGGGAAGGAGCTTAGATACAGGTCAGCACCAAGTAAGAGAGATGGTTTTTCTTGACTGAATAACACGAAGGCATTTTGGAGCAATATAAATGAATGCCTGTAAGTTATTGATTGGTTCAGATTTGTTAGTGAAAGGCACTGGTTAGAGGGAAGACTTTAGAAAACAATCCCTATGAGAGCTTCACGATGTTCTTACCAGTAACACTCTGCAATCCTCTCCACCTTCACGTTCTCTTAAGCACAGTTCCCAGTTCCTCAGAAATGTCTGCACGGCAGCAAAAGATTTCATTGCCTTAAAGCCAAACAAGAGCATGAAACATCCCCcagttttttctttcccttcttacttTTTTGGCTTTTTCAAAACAGGCCTTTTTTAATGGTACCCAGTTTACTTTCAGAGAACAAAGGACTACTTAACAGAttaaaagttttttaaatattaacattGCTTCCAGACAAAGTtcactaaaaatattttatttagaatattCTCTCATTCAGAGAATAACCATGATAAACAtaggttattttaaaatattgtagcAATGGTTTTCTTGAAGGTAATCTGATTAGTAGTTATAAATACAAAAAGGGGAGGAGTTACCAGAATAGCACATGATTTTTAACAAAGCTTCAAGAAAATCTTGAttactaaaatttaaaatcttacaAGTAGGCTGTGTGgcgcatgcctataatcccagcatgtgggggAAAGGAGAGGTTTGAGGTGgggtgaggccagcctgggctacatagcaaaaacctgtctaaaaacaaaaagtttttataatttttgcaTATAGTTTTAGCTCTTTCAGAGCCCTCTACCAATAAGGCACCTGCAATAGTAAAAAAAATTTGCTACTGCAGCCTTGGAGAACATTCTTGGTGGCTGTTGTGTTGGTGCTCCTCTTGACAAAGATCTCTTTAAGACagctacatatgtatgtacatccCAAACTCCAAGTGTAAACACTGCTAAAAGCATTCACCCTTAGTCATACATGTTTTCCCACAAATTAGAATTTCATAAAAAATATGAAGTGTTAACACAGAGGTGATGGGACTGACTTTATGAAAGCTGACCGTCTGCAACTCAACAGTCTGAGGCTGCGGCACGGCTCCCTCTGTCGTCGCCTGCATGAACAGCAACTACTTACTGCTCCTCAGAGCCCAACTAATGATGGTTTGAAGATCAGCACTGGCCACGGCCCTACATGGCTGAAGATGAAGGGTTCTTCCTGTCTCCTACTCCTAAATCCTTTTCCTTTAGCTTATCTGGCATAGTCCTAAAGAGGAAAAAGTCATTGAGTAAAATGTTATCTGCAGCATGTCCGCAGCGTATCCATCATCAGGAGCCTTTGACTCAGTCAGATTCCAAAAGAGTTCCAAGTCAGTGTCCCATTGTCCTGGAGAACATCATGCAAATTTCTTCTTGGTGGCTGTGAACCTTTCCATGTActaaaaacatgaaagaaaaatatatatatggcacTTTGGTATAGACAGATATAATAccttttttcaataatttatttttattttatgtactttggtgttttgactgaatacatgtctgtgtgagggtgttggatctcctggaacaggagttataaTAGACAaatgtgagctgctatgtggctGCTAGGGattgaatcctggtcctctgaaagTGCTCTTAGCTCCTGAGCACCTCTACAACCCCCATAAGGATACTTTTTAacttaggtttttttctttctaatttgaaTTGATTAATTTCATACAAAATTtacttctttttgagacagtctcactgtgtagccctgggctggccttggactcacagagatctgcctgccactgcctcccaaatgctgggattaaacccCTGCTGCAGCCATACCTGGCACAATCTACTTAATTATTAAAATGTGTTAGTCATCTTAATTATTAAAGTGTTTGCCATCTTTTTGCTAGGAAGCATCAAAAGATGTAGTGCAGTGAGCAGTGTGTGGAGAAAGTCACTTGGCACAACACGTTCTGGCCAAGGGTCAGAGCCATCTCCAAACATGACCCTGTCAGATGCTAACTGTAGACATGGCTTGTTCCTCTGGAGCAGGCACTAGAAATGCAGAAGATGCTGATACACACCTTATCATAACCCTCTAGTTCTCGAAGTTTCTTTATTTCAAAGAGATTGCCTTCCACGGCAAGCAGGCAGATTTGGGAATCACTGAGGATGCTCTGTGGAAGCATGCTGAGCTCAAGACAGTTCTCTTCCAGCCGGAGGACTTTGAGGCGAGGACAGCAGGATATCCTCACGGAGATCTGAGATATCTGTTGGACAACAAAACAGGAAGAGGACAAAGAGCATAATGGCCATGTTACCACACTGAAACAGATCTTGACTGTGTCCTAGTTTTTCTTTGACCGCCTCCGTTTTCTCACTACCTACTCGACACAGAAGCCTGTTACATACCTTCTGTTACTCCTCCACTTTCAAATTATTTGAAGGTTACCAGTAGCatttcagaaataaaaactaataataaaagCACTATGCATATATTGTAGGAAATAATGAGAATCACATAAGTTTAAGGAAAAAAGTTTGCCAGTAAGCTGTCACTCAGAAACAACCACATGAACATCTCGACCTACCACTGCTCTGTTGCTGAAGCCAGGGTCCCCTGTTTCCCTCACTGCTGCATCTGACTGACTACccatccatttctttttcttttttatttatttttttttctttttttcagagctggggaccgaactcagggccttgtgcttgctaggcaagcgctctaccactgagctaaatccccaacccctacccatCCATTTCTTGAGAGAACCTCGTGcataattttgacttttcctcttGAATTTCTCCTAAAATTTTTTGGAGGGGggcataatcttttttttttttttgtctgttttctctttcttttttgttttttgagacagggtttctctggctgtccttgaacttgctctgtaaaccacgTTTGCCTCCGCCttcgagtgctgggatgaaaggcatgcaccaccaccaccaccctttttatttctttagaattcTATCCAAGCAGAAATTAATCCCTAATGCTTCCTATTTAACACTCACCCTTCTAGAaaacaatccttttttttttttttttttttttttggttctttttttcggagctggggaccgaacccagggccttgcgcttcctaggtaagcgctctaccactgagctaaatccccagccccaaaacaatCCTTTTTTAatagtacagaatagagtttattcagagcatagggagaggagttaagagggtagtaggacagagagaggagaggagtagataGGTGCcgaccatgagcatgtggagacaagggaggagagggggaaaggggacaaagggggaagaagggaagagtaAGAGGGAGCAAGAGCGAAAGCAATCATTCTTAAAGCCATTTCACTTATGACCTGATCTCAAATACAGCTTTGTATCTACAGTTGTCACTAAAACATCTGGATGAGTCATCTGAACTCAGCATGTCCATTTAGTAGCATTGTGTAGGTCCTCCAGGTCAACTCCAAACACACTGTGTCTTTGACCAATCTACTACTTTGCCCATTTGATGCTCCATGTCTTTCCCTTCCCATGCAGCAGGATGAACGAGGGTCTGGTACATGATACACAATTTCTGTACCACTCAGCTCTTCTAGAGTGCCAGCCAGGTCACAATTCTGGCTACCTGGCATCTCAAACCATCACTTAGGAACTTACCGAAAATGCAGATTCTTAGACTTCTCAATTGCCGACTCAAACACTAAGGTAAGCATAAGCCCCCAGGTTATCCAAGTACAGTCTGAGAAACTCCACGGTCTGGCAGcagggaatgtggagtaagtcaACTAATACCCATGACAGTTCTTTTCCCAGAAATCTCAGGGAAAAGACAAACCTACCTCCAAGGTCGAATATTCTGCTGATTGCAATCTATCACAGTCATAACATGCCTATAGGACTAATAAACAGACACAAAGTGCATGGTGAAGCATAAATGCTAAAATCTCAAGGCTACCTAACCCCAAATGTTTCTTTTATCACTGCGCCTCATATCTAAAGCAGAGCACTTCTCCATACTAATGTTAACCACGAGCTTCAGAACACATTTCAGGTATAAAGTGGTCCCGCAATAACCCAGCTTCAGAATGAACAACTGTCACTCAGGGATCGTTCGTCAGTGTCTGATGTCTGACTCAGATTCTACGTGTATAGTTCTCATCCCTACACTGTGTCATCCCTATGTGCCTCCTTACCAACTGGTGTGAAAAGAAACTGGATATTTGTAAAACtttcaatagttttttttttttttttttttgtagttatcTTACCCTGTTACTCTCCTACCTTCCTCAAGACACCTTCAACACCATTCATTACACAACCACTGTCAACCCATGACATGGGCATTGGAGTACGTTCACCTTATATATCTTTTAGCTTCGGATACCTAACTCCATGATTATCATTTAAGGAACAGGAAGTTACCAGAAGACCATAAATGCAAACAAAGTATAGACCTGGTTCTGGTTGAGATTGAGTTCGATGGCCTGCAGCTCCCCGACTGTGTCAGGTATACTCCGAATCTGGTTTTTGGAGAGATCTACTACATCCAGATGCCTCAAGCTACAAAGCTGGGGTGGTAATGCTCCCAGCTGATTCCCAGAGAGGCTCAGGGTCTTCAGAGCCGACAGCTGCCCGAAGGAAGACGGTAGCTCTCTCAGGTGATTGTTGTTGAGACTTAGTGTCTCTAGTTTTTTCAGATTGCATAATTCATCAGGTAGAACAGCTGgtgaagaaaattaaagaaaaaaactaaatgtTAGAACTaatgaaatttataaaaagaCAGCATGGTAACTGCCCcatcttggttttgtttctaattttgagacagggtctcactaagttgtctAGGGTAGCCTTGGAATTatctttctgcttcagcctctgagtggctggggttacaggcctgACTTCTTACATAGAATCCTCACATGTCATGTCTAGGTTTCACCTTTTACAAACGGTGTTTGGGACTTAAGAAGCCATCAAAATGCAGAAAAGTGTGTACGTATATAATGGATTCTTTTTGTAAAGGGGCTTAAGTGTATTCTAAAAACAATCTGGGGAAGGTTAAAAGATTCATTCCACCCTGCCACCCAAATTAGATAACTGTTTACATCGTGTTTACATCGATTCCCAAAGGTCTTCCTAGTCCAAATTAACCTAGTAATAATGATTACACTACCCAAGGAGGCTTTTAGATTTAATTACAAGAGATAAAAGCTTCAATACTCTAACATTCTGCATCCCCTAAACTGATTTCATAACAAAAATCATCTAACAGGGAAAACACCCTTCAGTAAAACTGCCGATTACTAGCCAAAGCTGCCCAGGCACAAAATCCATActcagtttgttgttgttgagagagAGACTCTTTAGCAGAGTGAACTTTCCTATTATCAGAGGTGGTAGGCTGTCGATCTTGTTGTTGGACAAATCGATGGTCCTAAGATTGCTTGTCAGCTTCTGCAACTCTGAGGGGAACTGGAGAAAGGAGCTCACAGTGTGGAAAAATCCTGCACCAATAGACTTCGCCACCCCGCCATCCCTCTCCCTTTTAGTTTCTAGGTCCGGTCCCCTCAGGTCTCACCTCGGTCAGACCACGGTCTTTAAGCTGAAAGACACCAGTTTTCTGCGCTGTTTCCACATGAGCACGGAGGGCACTGTTTCCCATCCTAGCACCACGGCTCAGTTCCCTGCAGGAAAGAAGCATAGCTGTCACCGCCCAGTCTAGACATACAGCCATCGCTAAACCTCTCGTTTAGGTCTCCTGTCCCAGTTGTCACCTTCTGCCTATCCCTACTTCCCAGGGGCCAGCCCAAGAGTAACAAGGGGAAAGCAAGCGAGCAGATAGTGCTACCACAAGATCCTGCTGCGTTGGCACCTGAGTTAAGGGCCAGGGAGCCTCCGATAGCTGCTGCCGGAACAGGGAGCTCAAGACTCGCCTCCTACCGCTCAGTGCAGAGAAGACTCCACCAGGGAACACCCGGGACCCGCGCTCGCCTGAGACGCGCTCCCAGGGCTTCCGCCCGGGTAGGAACGCCCTGTGACATCATCAAACCGCGCGCACGTTCGCTGTGTGCCCCTCACTCCTCGCGCCAGTTCCAGAGGTGCGTTGGAGCCATGGCTGCCGCCAACCCGTGGGACCCAGCGTCCGCGCCGAGTGCAGCTGGGTTACTGCTGAACCACTTGGTGGCTTCAGGGATAGTCACTGAGGTACGTGGGGGGCGGCGACGGCGTCATCAAGGTGGCGACAGAATTCAGCTGTGAGGTGGTGGTCCTGGTTACCCGGGCGTGAGTGAGCCAGTTGAGGATTGTGTTGAGTACTTAGTAGCGTCCCTTGGAGACTGCAGCCGTGACCATACTCCCGTGGGCTCTTCGAGTGTGAGGGACAGAGTGCTGGTGTTCCGAGCACTCTGTTTTGAGTGCCTGCAGGTTATCCCAGGCCGGTTTGTCGGAGATGGACCAGCAttccgctttttttttttcttttcagtgatACTACTTCCTCTAGAagagtgtttctcaaccttcctaaggatacgatcctttaatacagttcatgttgtgatgacccccaaccataatatCATTTCCGTtggttgctgcttcataactgtgatCTTGCAACTGTTAGGAATattaatgtaaacatctgtgtttcccGGTGGTCTTTAGGCGACCCGTGTCTGttaaagggttgtttgacccccaCCAAGAGTTGAGAGTCACTCAGTTGAGAACCACCGCTCTAAATTGTAGAGTGGGGACAGTGAGAAAGAAATAGTGGCAggtatctttaaaaacatttccaaCAACGCCTGTTAATgggaattattaaaatatatctgGGGCCCTGTGTACAGAAGAACTCTAGCGGAGACTCTTTAGGACAGCATCtattaaaagtgtgtgtttgtctctgtgtgtctgggtaTGCCCTTGCACTGTGAAGATTTTGAGACAAGAATAAAGAGTAGCCCAAGAAGTGACTGTTTTGACAAGCAGGTAGACAGAAGGGAGAAATCGAATATCTGAAGGAATAACTGAAAGGAATGAGGGAGTGAGAAATCAAGCACATTATGATTGAAGGAAGGAAACTGATACAAAAAGGAAGTTGAGGAAAGTTAGTTAATTCGTCTGTAGAAATTAGCAGTGCTAGTAATGGaagattttttaattgtttatttttattttatgtacattgatgttttgcctgtttGTATATCTGTGTAAAGGTGTCAGGTCCActggaatgggagttacagaccgttgtgagctgctttgtggttgctgggaattaaacccagaccctctggaagagcaaatcagtgctttcaaccactgagccatctctccagccccttggtttcattgttttttggttttaatGTCTGAAAGAGGTAATAGAGACTTCACACATGTCCTAAAGTGTTTAAGAAACCTAAATAGCCAGATGTGGTGACACAAGACTTGGGAACACTTGGGAGCTGGAAGCAGAAAGATTgctcagagttcaaggctagcctaggataGAGGGAGGAGACCATGTCTCCATTAAACAaataagaagcacctaaagagacTAAGAAATCAGTATCACTCAGCAAGCTGGCAGAATTAGATCCTATAACTCTCTCCCTTTTGCTCTATCATCTTTTAAAATGAGTTAACAGCCAGACAGGGTGgtacacagctgtaatcccagggctAGTGAGTTACAGACCATCTAGGGCCACATAGCAAGACTCAGTCTCTAAATAAATAGTGCTAAAATAATAAGGGTGAATGTGATAGCATTGTGCTGTGAAAGATTTTGGACTTTGTTTAAGACCCAGCATTACTTTGAGTGTGTGAATTGGCCCTGGCTAATTGGTTTCCCAGGAGCTGGCACAGTACTCTTCAGTTAATCCTTTCTCActcctctctgttttctttctaccACATTGCAGAGTATTCTCACCTTGCATCGTGCCATTCTCTTGTCATAAAACTACTGGATTATTTCATAAGTAACACATTTGAGACTCAATGTCCTTCTTGAAAGTGTTGACAGAGAATACAAGTTTCTGAACTATAGAAAGGTAGATAACCTCAGGCACTGTACAGTGGTGGTTTTATGGTTATCTTCCACATTAGccagtttcttgttttttaggttttttttttttttaagattatttatttattttatgtgagtacattgttgctgtcttcagacacaccagaagagggcattggatcccattacagatggttgtgtgtagtcctggctgttctggaactcactctatagatcaagctttgaactcagagatccacctgcctctgccttctgagtgctgggattgaagacatgTACAATCATGCCCTGCTAAACCCTTAAATGAAAAAAGTAAATGGgttgaggatatagctcagttgatagagtgcttgcctagcacacacaaaGCCCTTGGTTTGATCCAAAGCACCATATAAAACAGGTACTGGGACTCAGGAGGTGATTTAATCAATAAATCGCCTATCAAATAATCACAAAGGGCTGAATTTAGATCCCTCACACCCAGGTAAAAGCAGAATGTGAAGGTAAATGTCCTAGAGCTAGGAGCCAGAGATAGGAGGAGCTAGCTAGTCAGTCTAACCCCGTCTAGTCTGTATATTACCAGTGTGTCAGGGTCTGGGCTAGAAATATTTAGGTTCTTGGCCTCTTGTCTaaagaatggaaaataaattTATTCTGAGGGAAGGAATAACACAGAATATAGAGAGATACAGCGTCAAGATTGAAAACAGGCCACTACAGGGGCCCCAGGTTACAGCCTGAGCTCTAAAGAGCCTGAGCACTATATGTTGTTTACATATAGATatctttatttgaatattttatgtatgaatgttttgcctgcatgtatgtatgtgtactatgcctggtacccatggaggtcagaagaaagcactgggtcccttggaactggagtgaaCCACAGAGTGGTTGCTGGTAattaaacctgggttctctgcaagaacaacaaatgctcttaatgctgagccatctttccagttctgTTTCTCTACTTTGGTTGATATGATAGATTAGGttaaacattcttttcttctaGTGTCCATGTTCCTTTTGATAGTATCTGATTCTAATCATATTGGtggtggtgatttgaatgataatggcctTTATATTTGAATACCTAGTACCCATTTGGTAGAAGGATTTCACCTGTTTGGGAAATATTAGGAAATGTGGTCTTGGTTGAGGGCATTTGTCATtgagtgtgggctttgaggtttcaaaaacccatacCATTTCCTGTTAGCTCTTTCTGCCTCATGCTCGTCTCTCAGCATGTAAGCTCACAGCTTCTGCTCCCATGCTATCTCTGCCTCATGCTCGTCTCTCAGCATGTAAGCTCACAGCTTCTGCTCCCATGCTATCTCTGCCTGCAGCTTGCTCGATGTCATGATGGTCACTGACTCACAGACTCTTAACTCTAAGGAAGCATGGCCCAGAATTAAATGGTTAGGTGATTAATGGAGCTTTGGCTGAAGTCCAACTCACTGTTAGGTCCAGTGAGTTCCTGAACTGATCCTGTAGTCATTTCCCCAGTCCCAGAGTGTATATTTGGGATCGATATACTTAGAAGCTGGCAGGATCCCCATATTAGTTTCCTGACCTGTGGAGCGAGGGCTATTATATTGAAAGGCCAAAGGAAGGACATTGGTATTGCCCCTACCAAGAAAAATAGTGAATCAAAGACAGTATTACATCCTAGGAGGAACTGCAGAAATGAGCACCAAAATCAAGGACCTGAAAGATGCAGGGGTGGTTGTTCCCAACACATTCCCATTGAACTATCCTGCCTGGCCAGTTCAGAGGACAGATGGATCATGGAGAGTGACACTTTGATTATCAAAAATTTAATCCAGgatctggaaagatggctcaggttaagagcactgactgctcttccagaggtcctgagttcaattccaggcaaccacatggtgactcacaaccatctgtaatgggatctgatgcccccttctggtttgtctgaagaaagcaacagtgtactcacatgcataaaataaacaaatctttaaaaggttaaaaaaaaaaatttaatccaGCTGGGCAGTAGTAGGACacccctttaatctcagcacacatatatgcaaaa
This Rattus norvegicus strain BN/NHsdMcwi chromosome 3, GRCr8, whole genome shotgun sequence DNA region includes the following protein-coding sequences:
- the Lrrc57 gene encoding leucine-rich repeat-containing protein 57 isoform X3; the protein is MMSQGVPTRAEALGARLRRARVPGVPWWSLLCTERELSRGARMGNSALRAHVETAQKTGVFQLKDRGLTEFPSELQKLTSNLRTIDLSNNKIDSLPPLIIGKFTLLKSLSLNNNKLTVLPDELCNLKKLETLSLNNNHLRELPSSFGQLSALKTLSLSGNQLGALPPQLCSLRHLDVVDLSKNQIRSIPDTVGELQAIELNLNQNQISQISVRISCCPRLKVLRLEENCLELSMLPQSILSDSQICLLAVEGNLFEIKKLRELEGYDKYMERFTATKKKFA
- the Lrrc57 gene encoding leucine-rich repeat-containing protein 57 isoform X2, whose protein sequence is MGNSALRAHVETAQKTGVFQLKDRGLTEFPSELQKLTSNLRTIDLSNNKIDSLPPLIIGKFTLLKSLSLNNNKLTVLPDELCNLKKLETLSLNNNHLRELPSSFGQLSALKTLSLSGNQLGALPPQLCSLRHLDVVDLSKNQIRSIPDTVGELQAIELNLNQNQISQISVRISCCPRLKVLRLEENCLELSMLPQSILSDSQICLLAVEGNLFEIKKLRELEGYDKYMERFTATKKKFA
- the Lrrc57 gene encoding leucine-rich repeat-containing protein 57 isoform X1, translating into MMSQGVPTRAEALGARLRELSRGARMGNSALRAHVETAQKTGVFQLKDRGLTEFPSELQKLTSNLRTIDLSNNKIDSLPPLIIGKFTLLKSLSLNNNKLTVLPDELCNLKKLETLSLNNNHLRELPSSFGQLSALKTLSLSGNQLGALPPQLCSLRHLDVVDLSKNQIRSIPDTVGELQAIELNLNQNQISQISVRISCCPRLKVLRLEENCLELSMLPQSILSDSQICLLAVEGNLFEIKKLRELEGYDKYMERFTATKKKFA